In the Acropora muricata isolate sample 2 chromosome 10, ASM3666990v1, whole genome shotgun sequence genome, one interval contains:
- the LOC136930955 gene encoding FAD-dependent oxidoreductase domain-containing protein 1-like isoform X2 — translation MSKFSFQFLSDIDQFLAIEGCDPPDIQLQKLGYMFLASKESEQTLRENHALQSKHGCHVLLLSPDELSLRYPWMNTDGVALASLGADCEGYLDPWSLLNAFKRKSKSLGVDYITGEATDFIQDQNGKISGVQVATGSPPKQTEVIHCGVLVNAAGPSAGHVAKKLGIDLPIEPRKRCVYVLDCPRAPAKDAMPFIIDYSGVYLRHEGCRFIAGGPVEEDWESSDFEVDYDLFYERYWQKLAYRIPAFECLKVQSAWAGHYEYNTLDQNAIIGRHPQIANLIFVNGFSGHGLMQSPAAGRAVSEIVLDGKFQTIDLTALGFERFLTNTPVREKNII, via the exons ATGTCGAAGTTTAGCTTTCAGTTTCTCTCAGATATTGATCAGTTCTTAGCCATTGAGGGCTGTGATCCACCTGATATACAACTTCAGAAATTGGGTTATATGTTTCTGGCCAGCAAGGAAAGTGAACAAACATTGCGAGAAAATCATGCTCTTCAAAG CAAACACGGCTGTCACGTGCTTCTTCTGTCACCTGATGAATTGAGTTTGCGATATCCTTGGATGAATACGGATGGTGTAGCACTAGCTTCTTTAG GCGCAGATTGCGAGGGGTATCTAGATCCTTGGTCGCTTTTGAATGCATTCAAGAGAAAATCGAAGTCGTTGGGTGTAGATTATATCACTGGTGAAGCTACGGACTTCATTCAAGATCAGAATGGAAAAATCAGCGGCGTTCAg GTGGCGACCGGTTCCCCTCCAAAACAGACGGAAGTTATTCACTGCGGAGTATTAGTTAATGCAGCAGGTCCGAGCGCTGGTCATGTCGCTAAGAAACTTGGGATAGATTTACCGATTGAGCCAAGAAAGCGCTGTGTATATGTGTTGGATTGTCCTAGGGCCCCAGCCAAGGATGCCATGCCCTTTATCATTGATTATTCCGGTGTATATCTCCGTCATGAAGGTTGTAGATTTATTGCTGGAGGGCCTGTGGAAGAG gactGGGAATCCTCAGATTTTGAAGTGgattatgatttattttatgAAAGATATTGGCAAAAGTTAGCCTACAGGATACCAGCTTTTGAATGTCTGAAG GTTCAGAGTGCATGGGCTGGTCATTATGAATATAACACCCTGGATCAAAACGCCATCATTGGACGCCACCCACAGATAGCAAACCTAATATTCGTGAATGGTTTCAGTGGCCACGGGCTCATGCAGTCTCCTGCAGCGGGGAGAGCTGTCAGTGAAATCGTCTTGGATGGTAAATTCCAGACGATCGACCTCACAGCTCTTGGTTTTGAAAGATTTTTGACGAATACACCTGTCAGAGAGAAGAATATTATATAG
- the LOC136930955 gene encoding FAD-dependent oxidoreductase domain-containing protein 1-like isoform X1, translating to MAFLPYYFRTRLRSGKRWSDLIFSRCFVSSRNFCSKRFDGSKTYDVAIIGGGIMGSSSAYFLANRMSSRMNNICVIERDPTYEKASTVLAVAGIRQQFSVLENIQMSKFSFQFLSDIDQFLAIEGCDPPDIQLQKLGYMFLASKESEQTLRENHALQSKHGCHVLLLSPDELSLRYPWMNTDGVALASLGADCEGYLDPWSLLNAFKRKSKSLGVDYITGEATDFIQDQNGKISGVQVATGSPPKQTEVIHCGVLVNAAGPSAGHVAKKLGIDLPIEPRKRCVYVLDCPRAPAKDAMPFIIDYSGVYLRHEGCRFIAGGPVEEDWESSDFEVDYDLFYERYWQKLAYRIPAFECLKVQSAWAGHYEYNTLDQNAIIGRHPQIANLIFVNGFSGHGLMQSPAAGRAVSEIVLDGKFQTIDLTALGFERFLTNTPVREKNII from the exons ATGGCTTTCCTTCCCTATTATTTTCGAACTCGTTTAAGGTCTGGGAAAAGATGGTCCGATCTTATATTTTCCCGTTGTTTCGTGTCGTCCAGAAACTTCTGTTCAAAACGTTTTGACGGGAGCAAAACCTACGATGTTGCCATCATTGGCGGTGGAATAATGGGCTCGTCTTCAGCTTATTTCCTTGCAAACAGAATGTCATCTAGGATGAACAACATTTGTGTGATCGAGCGAGACCCAACG TATGAAAAGGCATCAACAGTGCTGGCAGTGGCAGGAATTCGCCAACAGTTTTCAGTGCTGGAAAATATTCAGATGTCGAAGTTTAGCTTTCAGTTTCTCTCAGATATTGATCAGTTCTTAGCCATTGAGGGCTGTGATCCACCTGATATACAACTTCAGAAATTGGGTTATATGTTTCTGGCCAGCAAGGAAAGTGAACAAACATTGCGAGAAAATCATGCTCTTCAAAG CAAACACGGCTGTCACGTGCTTCTTCTGTCACCTGATGAATTGAGTTTGCGATATCCTTGGATGAATACGGATGGTGTAGCACTAGCTTCTTTAG GCGCAGATTGCGAGGGGTATCTAGATCCTTGGTCGCTTTTGAATGCATTCAAGAGAAAATCGAAGTCGTTGGGTGTAGATTATATCACTGGTGAAGCTACGGACTTCATTCAAGATCAGAATGGAAAAATCAGCGGCGTTCAg GTGGCGACCGGTTCCCCTCCAAAACAGACGGAAGTTATTCACTGCGGAGTATTAGTTAATGCAGCAGGTCCGAGCGCTGGTCATGTCGCTAAGAAACTTGGGATAGATTTACCGATTGAGCCAAGAAAGCGCTGTGTATATGTGTTGGATTGTCCTAGGGCCCCAGCCAAGGATGCCATGCCCTTTATCATTGATTATTCCGGTGTATATCTCCGTCATGAAGGTTGTAGATTTATTGCTGGAGGGCCTGTGGAAGAG gactGGGAATCCTCAGATTTTGAAGTGgattatgatttattttatgAAAGATATTGGCAAAAGTTAGCCTACAGGATACCAGCTTTTGAATGTCTGAAG GTTCAGAGTGCATGGGCTGGTCATTATGAATATAACACCCTGGATCAAAACGCCATCATTGGACGCCACCCACAGATAGCAAACCTAATATTCGTGAATGGTTTCAGTGGCCACGGGCTCATGCAGTCTCCTGCAGCGGGGAGAGCTGTCAGTGAAATCGTCTTGGATGGTAAATTCCAGACGATCGACCTCACAGCTCTTGGTTTTGAAAGATTTTTGACGAATACACCTGTCAGAGAGAAGAATATTATATAG
- the LOC136930956 gene encoding uridine-cytidine kinase 2-A-like: MASVTDLIQMRRDMIKDTPPKPFLIGVAGGSASGKSTVCAKIMEQLGQEGVETNKRRVVIVSQESFYKELSKDEAEVARKGNFNFDHPDAFDSDKTLETLQKIKAAEIVEIPVYDSVNATGKSRSISIYPADVIMFEGILTLYSKEIRDMLDMKLFVDSDSDTRLSRRVIRDTQERGRDLEQVLATYTNFVKPAFEEFCLPTKKYADVIIPRGSENTVAIGLIVQHIKDILSGNTTSEIDGTIIDSSTRQRHHSDSSFCVLRDDCRSV, from the exons ATGGCTTCGGTCACAGACTTAATACAAATGAGAAGGGATATGATAAAAGACACTCCTCCCAAACCGTTTCTCATTGGAGTGGCTGGTGGATCAGCTTCTGGAAAG TCTACAGTTTGTGCAAAAATAATGGAACAGCTAGGACAAGAAGGTGTAGAGACAAACAAAAGACGAGTTGTTATTGTCAGCCAAGAGAGCTTTTACAAGGAACTAAGCAAGGATGAGGCTGAGGTTGcaaggaaaggaaattttaattttgatcatCCAG ATGCCTTTGATTCTGATAAGACTCTTGAAACAttgcaaaaaataaaagcagCAGAGATTGTTGAGATTCCAGTGTATGATTCTGTCAATGCTACAGG GAAATCAAGATCCATCTCTATATACCCAGCTGACGTGATCATGTTTGAAGGCATCTTGACGCTGTACTCCAAAGAAATACGAGATATGCTGGATATGAAGCTTTTTGTGGATTCAGACAGTGATACCAGGTTGTCAAGAAGAG TTATACGAGACACTCAAGAGCGAGGAAGAGATCTTGAACAAGTTTTAGCTACATACACAAATTTTGTCAAACCAGCATTTGAGGAGTTTTGTCTTCCT aCAAAAAAGTATGCTGATGTGATAATACCAAGGGGATCAGAAAATACAG ttgcCATTGGCCTCATTGTGCAGCACATCAAAGATATTTTGAGTGGAAACACGACTAGTGAAATTGATGGCACAATAATTGATTCTTCAACACGGCAAAGACACCACTCTGACTCAA gCTTTTGTGTTCTAAGAGATGACTGTCGTTCTGTTTGA